The following are encoded in a window of Falco biarmicus isolate bFalBia1 chromosome 8, bFalBia1.pri, whole genome shotgun sequence genomic DNA:
- the GLB1L gene encoding beta-galactosidase-1-like protein isoform X3, whose translation MVVSTSPFVPYPGLAELPARMGLPALALLLASGLLHTQASSPARSFQLDYEENCFRKDGAPFRYISGSIHYARVPRPAWRDRLLKMYMSGLSAVQVYVPWNYHEPLPGVYDFAGDRDVEAFLDLTAELGLLVILRPGPYICAEWEMGGLPAWLLWKPDIVLRSSDPDYLAAVDSWLHVLLPKIKPRLYQHGGNIISVQPLPCSQVENEYGSYYACDYGYLRHLLGSFRALLGSEVLLFTTDSIQAEELRCGTLQGLYATIDFGPDSNVTEAFGAQRRVEPRGPLVNSEYYTGWLDYWGEAHASTSSASVARGLEDMLQLGANVNMYMFHGGTNFVYWSGADFKDQYKPVTTSYDYDAPLSEAGDPTEKLFAIRTVISKFQSLPVGPMPPATLKYAYGWVALRKYADLLDLLDVLCPSGPIQSQFPLTFEAIKQAHGFVLYRTQLPWDVLDPAVLGTPPHHVCDRGYVMLQKEYRGTLERDGQTTLCVTGRAGETLDVLLENMGRISFGANVSDFKGFLGNLSLDSSPLSNWLIYPLAIDTAVQQGWPHTAPPQSSSGGRAGPAFYTGTFETPGIAWDTFVKFPGWSKGQLWINGFNLGRYWPRRGPQQTLFVPGSVLHVGRPNNITVLELEGAPSTPLLLFLDRPLFNRTLSHGTAATE comes from the exons ATGGTGGTGTCCACGTCTCCCTTTGTCCCCTATCCTGGGCTTGCTGAGCTCCCAGCGAGGATGGGACTGCCAGctcttgccctgctgctggcatcgGGGCTGCTGCACACGCAG GCCTCCTCTCCGGCACGCTCCTTCCAGCTGGATTATGAGGAGAACTGCTTTCGCAAGGATGGTGCCCCTTTCCGCTACATCTCAGGCAGCATCCACTATGCCCGTGTCCCACGCCCTGCCTGGAGGGACCGGCTCCTCAAGATGTACATGAGTGGGCTTAGCGCTGTGCAGGT CTATGTCCCCTGGAACTACCATGAGCCACTGCCAGGGGTTTATGACTTTGCTGGGGACCGGGATGTGGAAGCCTTCCTCGACTTGACAGCTGAGCTGGGGCTTCTGGTGATCCTGCGGCCAGGGCCCTACATCTGTGCAGAGTGGGAGATG GGtggcctgcctgcctggctgctgtggAAACCAGACATTGTCCTGCGCTCCTCTGACCCTG ACTACCTGGCAGCCGTGGACTCCTGGCTCCATGTCCTGCTACCCAAGATCAAGCCACGCCTGTACCAGCATGGAGGGAACATCATCAGTGTGCAG cccctgccctgctcacagGTGGAGAATGAATATGGGAGCTACTATGCCTGTGACTATGGGTACCTGCGGCACCTGCTGGGCTCCTTTCGCGCACTGCTGGGGAGTGAGGTGCTGCTCTTCACCACCGACAGCATACAGGCCGAGGAGCTGCGCTGTGGCACGCTGCAGGGGCTCTATGCCACCATCGACTTTGGGCCAG ACTCCAATGTGACAGAGGCGTTTGGTGCCCAGCGCCGGGTGGAGCCGAGGGGGCCCCTG GTGAACTCCGAGTACTACACGGGCTGGCTGGACTACTGGGGAGAGGCGCATGCCAGCACCAGCTCGGCTAGTGTGGCCCGGGGGCTGGAGGACATGTTGCAGCTGGGAGCCAATGTCAACAT GTACATGTTCCATGGGGGAACGAACTTTGTCTACTGGAGTG GTGCTGACTTCAAGGACCAGTACAAACCAGTGACCACCAGCTACGACTATGATGCCCCCCTCTCAGAGGCGGGAGACCCCACCGAGAAGCTGTTTGCCATCCGCACAGTCATCAGCAAG TTCCAGTCCCTGCCAGTTGGTCCGATGCCACCTGCCACCCTGAAGTACGCCTACGGCTGGGTGGCTCTGCGGAAG TATGCCGACCTCCTGGATCTCTTGGATGTGCTGTGCCCCTCCGGGCCCATTCAGAGCCAGTTCCCCCTCACCTTTGAGGCTATAAAGCAG GCCCATGGCTTCGTGCTGTACCGCACACAGCTGCCCTGGGACGTCCTGgacccagctgtgctgggcactCCTCCGCACCACGTCTGCGACCGTGGCTATGTGATGCTGCAGAAg gagTACCGGGGGACGCTGGAGCGGGATGGGCAGACAACACTGTGTGtgacaggcagagctggggaaaccCTGGATGTGCTCCTGGAGAACATGGGCAGGATCAGCTTCGGGGCCAACGTCAGTGACTTCAAG GGCTTCCTGGGGAACCTCTCCTTGGACTCCAGCCCTCTCAGCAACTGGCTGATCTATCCCCTGGCCATAGACACTGCCGTCCAGCAGGGCTGGCCACACACTGCTCCACCACAATCAAGCAgtgggggcagagcagggccagCCTTCTATACTGGGACCTTTGAGACCCCTGGCATCGCCTGGGACACCTTCGTGAAGTTCCCAGGTTGGAGCAAG GGCCAGCTGTGGATAAATGGCTTCAACCTGGGCCGGTACTGGCCCCGCCGTGGGCCACAGCAGACCCTCTTCGTGCCCGGCTCGGTGCTGCACGTTGGCCGCCCCAACAACATCAcagtgctggagctggaagGGGCACCCTCCACCCCTCTCCTGCTCTTCCTTGACCGACCCCTTTTCAACAGGACCCTCAGCCACGGCACTGCAGCCACAGAATAA
- the GLB1L gene encoding beta-galactosidase-1-like protein isoform X2: MVVSTSPFVPYPGLAELPARMGLPALALLLASGLLHTQASSPARSFQLDYEENCFRKDGAPFRYISGSIHYARVPRPAWRDRLLKMYMSGLSAVQVYVPWNYHEPLPGVYDFAGDRDVEAFLDLTAELGLLVILRPGPYICAEWEMGGLPAWLLWKPDIVLRSSDPDYLAAVDSWLHVLLPKIKPRLYQHGGNIISVQVENEYGSYYACDYGYLRHLLGSFRALLGSEVLLFTTDSIQAEELRCGTLQGLYATIDFGPDSNVTEAFGAQRRVEPRGPLVNSEYYTGWLDYWGEAHASTSSASVARGLEDMLQLGANVNMAWAGLGLWLQQGGSGAWRAPTGSVEVVTELFGVSCRYMFHGGTNFVYWSGADFKDQYKPVTTSYDYDAPLSEAGDPTEKLFAIRTVISKFQSLPVGPMPPATLKYAYGWVALRKYADLLDLLDVLCPSGPIQSQFPLTFEAIKQAHGFVLYRTQLPWDVLDPAVLGTPPHHVCDRGYVMLQKEYRGTLERDGQTTLCVTGRAGETLDVLLENMGRISFGANVSDFKGFLGNLSLDSSPLSNWLIYPLAIDTAVQQGWPHTAPPQSSSGGRAGPAFYTGTFETPGIAWDTFVKFPGWSKGQLWINGFNLGRYWPRRGPQQTLFVPGSVLHVGRPNNITVLELEGAPSTPLLLFLDRPLFNRTLSHGTAATE, from the exons ATGGTGGTGTCCACGTCTCCCTTTGTCCCCTATCCTGGGCTTGCTGAGCTCCCAGCGAGGATGGGACTGCCAGctcttgccctgctgctggcatcgGGGCTGCTGCACACGCAG GCCTCCTCTCCGGCACGCTCCTTCCAGCTGGATTATGAGGAGAACTGCTTTCGCAAGGATGGTGCCCCTTTCCGCTACATCTCAGGCAGCATCCACTATGCCCGTGTCCCACGCCCTGCCTGGAGGGACCGGCTCCTCAAGATGTACATGAGTGGGCTTAGCGCTGTGCAGGT CTATGTCCCCTGGAACTACCATGAGCCACTGCCAGGGGTTTATGACTTTGCTGGGGACCGGGATGTGGAAGCCTTCCTCGACTTGACAGCTGAGCTGGGGCTTCTGGTGATCCTGCGGCCAGGGCCCTACATCTGTGCAGAGTGGGAGATG GGtggcctgcctgcctggctgctgtggAAACCAGACATTGTCCTGCGCTCCTCTGACCCTG ACTACCTGGCAGCCGTGGACTCCTGGCTCCATGTCCTGCTACCCAAGATCAAGCCACGCCTGTACCAGCATGGAGGGAACATCATCAGTGTGCAG GTGGAGAATGAATATGGGAGCTACTATGCCTGTGACTATGGGTACCTGCGGCACCTGCTGGGCTCCTTTCGCGCACTGCTGGGGAGTGAGGTGCTGCTCTTCACCACCGACAGCATACAGGCCGAGGAGCTGCGCTGTGGCACGCTGCAGGGGCTCTATGCCACCATCGACTTTGGGCCAG ACTCCAATGTGACAGAGGCGTTTGGTGCCCAGCGCCGGGTGGAGCCGAGGGGGCCCCTG GTGAACTCCGAGTACTACACGGGCTGGCTGGACTACTGGGGAGAGGCGCATGCCAGCACCAGCTCGGCTAGTGTGGCCCGGGGGCTGGAGGACATGTTGCAGCTGGGAGCCAATGTCAACAT GGcttgggcagggctgggactgtggctgcagcagggagggagcggTGCCTGGAGAGCACCCACAGGGTCCGTGGAGGTGGTGACAGAGCTCTTTGGGGTGTCCTGCAGGTACATGTTCCATGGGGGAACGAACTTTGTCTACTGGAGTG GTGCTGACTTCAAGGACCAGTACAAACCAGTGACCACCAGCTACGACTATGATGCCCCCCTCTCAGAGGCGGGAGACCCCACCGAGAAGCTGTTTGCCATCCGCACAGTCATCAGCAAG TTCCAGTCCCTGCCAGTTGGTCCGATGCCACCTGCCACCCTGAAGTACGCCTACGGCTGGGTGGCTCTGCGGAAG TATGCCGACCTCCTGGATCTCTTGGATGTGCTGTGCCCCTCCGGGCCCATTCAGAGCCAGTTCCCCCTCACCTTTGAGGCTATAAAGCAG GCCCATGGCTTCGTGCTGTACCGCACACAGCTGCCCTGGGACGTCCTGgacccagctgtgctgggcactCCTCCGCACCACGTCTGCGACCGTGGCTATGTGATGCTGCAGAAg gagTACCGGGGGACGCTGGAGCGGGATGGGCAGACAACACTGTGTGtgacaggcagagctggggaaaccCTGGATGTGCTCCTGGAGAACATGGGCAGGATCAGCTTCGGGGCCAACGTCAGTGACTTCAAG GGCTTCCTGGGGAACCTCTCCTTGGACTCCAGCCCTCTCAGCAACTGGCTGATCTATCCCCTGGCCATAGACACTGCCGTCCAGCAGGGCTGGCCACACACTGCTCCACCACAATCAAGCAgtgggggcagagcagggccagCCTTCTATACTGGGACCTTTGAGACCCCTGGCATCGCCTGGGACACCTTCGTGAAGTTCCCAGGTTGGAGCAAG GGCCAGCTGTGGATAAATGGCTTCAACCTGGGCCGGTACTGGCCCCGCCGTGGGCCACAGCAGACCCTCTTCGTGCCCGGCTCGGTGCTGCACGTTGGCCGCCCCAACAACATCAcagtgctggagctggaagGGGCACCCTCCACCCCTCTCCTGCTCTTCCTTGACCGACCCCTTTTCAACAGGACCCTCAGCCACGGCACTGCAGCCACAGAATAA
- the GLB1L gene encoding beta-galactosidase-1-like protein isoform X4, whose amino-acid sequence MVVSTSPFVPYPGLAELPARMGLPALALLLASGLLHTQASSPARSFQLDYEENCFRKDGAPFRYISGSIHYARVPRPAWRDRLLKMYMSGLSAVQVYVPWNYHEPLPGVYDFAGDRDVEAFLDLTAELGLLVILRPGPYICAEWEMGGLPAWLLWKPDIVLRSSDPDYLAAVDSWLHVLLPKIKPRLYQHGGNIISVQVENEYGSYYACDYGYLRHLLGSFRALLGSEVLLFTTDSIQAEELRCGTLQGLYATIDFGPDSNVTEAFGAQRRVEPRGPLVNSEYYTGWLDYWGEAHASTSSASVARGLEDMLQLGANVNMYMFHGGTNFVYWSGADFKDQYKPVTTSYDYDAPLSEAGDPTEKLFAIRTVISKFQSLPVGPMPPATLKYAYGWVALRKYADLLDLLDVLCPSGPIQSQFPLTFEAIKQAHGFVLYRTQLPWDVLDPAVLGTPPHHVCDRGYVMLQKEYRGTLERDGQTTLCVTGRAGETLDVLLENMGRISFGANVSDFKGFLGNLSLDSSPLSNWLIYPLAIDTAVQQGWPHTAPPQSSSGGRAGPAFYTGTFETPGIAWDTFVKFPGWSKGQLWINGFNLGRYWPRRGPQQTLFVPGSVLHVGRPNNITVLELEGAPSTPLLLFLDRPLFNRTLSHGTAATE is encoded by the exons ATGGTGGTGTCCACGTCTCCCTTTGTCCCCTATCCTGGGCTTGCTGAGCTCCCAGCGAGGATGGGACTGCCAGctcttgccctgctgctggcatcgGGGCTGCTGCACACGCAG GCCTCCTCTCCGGCACGCTCCTTCCAGCTGGATTATGAGGAGAACTGCTTTCGCAAGGATGGTGCCCCTTTCCGCTACATCTCAGGCAGCATCCACTATGCCCGTGTCCCACGCCCTGCCTGGAGGGACCGGCTCCTCAAGATGTACATGAGTGGGCTTAGCGCTGTGCAGGT CTATGTCCCCTGGAACTACCATGAGCCACTGCCAGGGGTTTATGACTTTGCTGGGGACCGGGATGTGGAAGCCTTCCTCGACTTGACAGCTGAGCTGGGGCTTCTGGTGATCCTGCGGCCAGGGCCCTACATCTGTGCAGAGTGGGAGATG GGtggcctgcctgcctggctgctgtggAAACCAGACATTGTCCTGCGCTCCTCTGACCCTG ACTACCTGGCAGCCGTGGACTCCTGGCTCCATGTCCTGCTACCCAAGATCAAGCCACGCCTGTACCAGCATGGAGGGAACATCATCAGTGTGCAG GTGGAGAATGAATATGGGAGCTACTATGCCTGTGACTATGGGTACCTGCGGCACCTGCTGGGCTCCTTTCGCGCACTGCTGGGGAGTGAGGTGCTGCTCTTCACCACCGACAGCATACAGGCCGAGGAGCTGCGCTGTGGCACGCTGCAGGGGCTCTATGCCACCATCGACTTTGGGCCAG ACTCCAATGTGACAGAGGCGTTTGGTGCCCAGCGCCGGGTGGAGCCGAGGGGGCCCCTG GTGAACTCCGAGTACTACACGGGCTGGCTGGACTACTGGGGAGAGGCGCATGCCAGCACCAGCTCGGCTAGTGTGGCCCGGGGGCTGGAGGACATGTTGCAGCTGGGAGCCAATGTCAACAT GTACATGTTCCATGGGGGAACGAACTTTGTCTACTGGAGTG GTGCTGACTTCAAGGACCAGTACAAACCAGTGACCACCAGCTACGACTATGATGCCCCCCTCTCAGAGGCGGGAGACCCCACCGAGAAGCTGTTTGCCATCCGCACAGTCATCAGCAAG TTCCAGTCCCTGCCAGTTGGTCCGATGCCACCTGCCACCCTGAAGTACGCCTACGGCTGGGTGGCTCTGCGGAAG TATGCCGACCTCCTGGATCTCTTGGATGTGCTGTGCCCCTCCGGGCCCATTCAGAGCCAGTTCCCCCTCACCTTTGAGGCTATAAAGCAG GCCCATGGCTTCGTGCTGTACCGCACACAGCTGCCCTGGGACGTCCTGgacccagctgtgctgggcactCCTCCGCACCACGTCTGCGACCGTGGCTATGTGATGCTGCAGAAg gagTACCGGGGGACGCTGGAGCGGGATGGGCAGACAACACTGTGTGtgacaggcagagctggggaaaccCTGGATGTGCTCCTGGAGAACATGGGCAGGATCAGCTTCGGGGCCAACGTCAGTGACTTCAAG GGCTTCCTGGGGAACCTCTCCTTGGACTCCAGCCCTCTCAGCAACTGGCTGATCTATCCCCTGGCCATAGACACTGCCGTCCAGCAGGGCTGGCCACACACTGCTCCACCACAATCAAGCAgtgggggcagagcagggccagCCTTCTATACTGGGACCTTTGAGACCCCTGGCATCGCCTGGGACACCTTCGTGAAGTTCCCAGGTTGGAGCAAG GGCCAGCTGTGGATAAATGGCTTCAACCTGGGCCGGTACTGGCCCCGCCGTGGGCCACAGCAGACCCTCTTCGTGCCCGGCTCGGTGCTGCACGTTGGCCGCCCCAACAACATCAcagtgctggagctggaagGGGCACCCTCCACCCCTCTCCTGCTCTTCCTTGACCGACCCCTTTTCAACAGGACCCTCAGCCACGGCACTGCAGCCACAGAATAA
- the GLB1L gene encoding beta-galactosidase-1-like protein isoform X1, whose amino-acid sequence MVVSTSPFVPYPGLAELPARMGLPALALLLASGLLHTQASSPARSFQLDYEENCFRKDGAPFRYISGSIHYARVPRPAWRDRLLKMYMSGLSAVQVYVPWNYHEPLPGVYDFAGDRDVEAFLDLTAELGLLVILRPGPYICAEWEMGGLPAWLLWKPDIVLRSSDPDYLAAVDSWLHVLLPKIKPRLYQHGGNIISVQPLPCSQVENEYGSYYACDYGYLRHLLGSFRALLGSEVLLFTTDSIQAEELRCGTLQGLYATIDFGPDSNVTEAFGAQRRVEPRGPLVNSEYYTGWLDYWGEAHASTSSASVARGLEDMLQLGANVNMAWAGLGLWLQQGGSGAWRAPTGSVEVVTELFGVSCRYMFHGGTNFVYWSGADFKDQYKPVTTSYDYDAPLSEAGDPTEKLFAIRTVISKFQSLPVGPMPPATLKYAYGWVALRKYADLLDLLDVLCPSGPIQSQFPLTFEAIKQAHGFVLYRTQLPWDVLDPAVLGTPPHHVCDRGYVMLQKEYRGTLERDGQTTLCVTGRAGETLDVLLENMGRISFGANVSDFKGFLGNLSLDSSPLSNWLIYPLAIDTAVQQGWPHTAPPQSSSGGRAGPAFYTGTFETPGIAWDTFVKFPGWSKGQLWINGFNLGRYWPRRGPQQTLFVPGSVLHVGRPNNITVLELEGAPSTPLLLFLDRPLFNRTLSHGTAATE is encoded by the exons ATGGTGGTGTCCACGTCTCCCTTTGTCCCCTATCCTGGGCTTGCTGAGCTCCCAGCGAGGATGGGACTGCCAGctcttgccctgctgctggcatcgGGGCTGCTGCACACGCAG GCCTCCTCTCCGGCACGCTCCTTCCAGCTGGATTATGAGGAGAACTGCTTTCGCAAGGATGGTGCCCCTTTCCGCTACATCTCAGGCAGCATCCACTATGCCCGTGTCCCACGCCCTGCCTGGAGGGACCGGCTCCTCAAGATGTACATGAGTGGGCTTAGCGCTGTGCAGGT CTATGTCCCCTGGAACTACCATGAGCCACTGCCAGGGGTTTATGACTTTGCTGGGGACCGGGATGTGGAAGCCTTCCTCGACTTGACAGCTGAGCTGGGGCTTCTGGTGATCCTGCGGCCAGGGCCCTACATCTGTGCAGAGTGGGAGATG GGtggcctgcctgcctggctgctgtggAAACCAGACATTGTCCTGCGCTCCTCTGACCCTG ACTACCTGGCAGCCGTGGACTCCTGGCTCCATGTCCTGCTACCCAAGATCAAGCCACGCCTGTACCAGCATGGAGGGAACATCATCAGTGTGCAG cccctgccctgctcacagGTGGAGAATGAATATGGGAGCTACTATGCCTGTGACTATGGGTACCTGCGGCACCTGCTGGGCTCCTTTCGCGCACTGCTGGGGAGTGAGGTGCTGCTCTTCACCACCGACAGCATACAGGCCGAGGAGCTGCGCTGTGGCACGCTGCAGGGGCTCTATGCCACCATCGACTTTGGGCCAG ACTCCAATGTGACAGAGGCGTTTGGTGCCCAGCGCCGGGTGGAGCCGAGGGGGCCCCTG GTGAACTCCGAGTACTACACGGGCTGGCTGGACTACTGGGGAGAGGCGCATGCCAGCACCAGCTCGGCTAGTGTGGCCCGGGGGCTGGAGGACATGTTGCAGCTGGGAGCCAATGTCAACAT GGcttgggcagggctgggactgtggctgcagcagggagggagcggTGCCTGGAGAGCACCCACAGGGTCCGTGGAGGTGGTGACAGAGCTCTTTGGGGTGTCCTGCAGGTACATGTTCCATGGGGGAACGAACTTTGTCTACTGGAGTG GTGCTGACTTCAAGGACCAGTACAAACCAGTGACCACCAGCTACGACTATGATGCCCCCCTCTCAGAGGCGGGAGACCCCACCGAGAAGCTGTTTGCCATCCGCACAGTCATCAGCAAG TTCCAGTCCCTGCCAGTTGGTCCGATGCCACCTGCCACCCTGAAGTACGCCTACGGCTGGGTGGCTCTGCGGAAG TATGCCGACCTCCTGGATCTCTTGGATGTGCTGTGCCCCTCCGGGCCCATTCAGAGCCAGTTCCCCCTCACCTTTGAGGCTATAAAGCAG GCCCATGGCTTCGTGCTGTACCGCACACAGCTGCCCTGGGACGTCCTGgacccagctgtgctgggcactCCTCCGCACCACGTCTGCGACCGTGGCTATGTGATGCTGCAGAAg gagTACCGGGGGACGCTGGAGCGGGATGGGCAGACAACACTGTGTGtgacaggcagagctggggaaaccCTGGATGTGCTCCTGGAGAACATGGGCAGGATCAGCTTCGGGGCCAACGTCAGTGACTTCAAG GGCTTCCTGGGGAACCTCTCCTTGGACTCCAGCCCTCTCAGCAACTGGCTGATCTATCCCCTGGCCATAGACACTGCCGTCCAGCAGGGCTGGCCACACACTGCTCCACCACAATCAAGCAgtgggggcagagcagggccagCCTTCTATACTGGGACCTTTGAGACCCCTGGCATCGCCTGGGACACCTTCGTGAAGTTCCCAGGTTGGAGCAAG GGCCAGCTGTGGATAAATGGCTTCAACCTGGGCCGGTACTGGCCCCGCCGTGGGCCACAGCAGACCCTCTTCGTGCCCGGCTCGGTGCTGCACGTTGGCCGCCCCAACAACATCAcagtgctggagctggaagGGGCACCCTCCACCCCTCTCCTGCTCTTCCTTGACCGACCCCTTTTCAACAGGACCCTCAGCCACGGCACTGCAGCCACAGAATAA
- the GLB1L gene encoding beta-galactosidase-1-like protein isoform X5 has translation MGGLPAWLLWKPDIVLRSSDPDYLAAVDSWLHVLLPKIKPRLYQHGGNIISVQPLPCSQVENEYGSYYACDYGYLRHLLGSFRALLGSEVLLFTTDSIQAEELRCGTLQGLYATIDFGPDSNVTEAFGAQRRVEPRGPLVNSEYYTGWLDYWGEAHASTSSASVARGLEDMLQLGANVNMAWAGLGLWLQQGGSGAWRAPTGSVEVVTELFGVSCRYMFHGGTNFVYWSGADFKDQYKPVTTSYDYDAPLSEAGDPTEKLFAIRTVISKFQSLPVGPMPPATLKYAYGWVALRKYADLLDLLDVLCPSGPIQSQFPLTFEAIKQAHGFVLYRTQLPWDVLDPAVLGTPPHHVCDRGYVMLQKEYRGTLERDGQTTLCVTGRAGETLDVLLENMGRISFGANVSDFKGFLGNLSLDSSPLSNWLIYPLAIDTAVQQGWPHTAPPQSSSGGRAGPAFYTGTFETPGIAWDTFVKFPGWSKGQLWINGFNLGRYWPRRGPQQTLFVPGSVLHVGRPNNITVLELEGAPSTPLLLFLDRPLFNRTLSHGTAATE, from the exons ATG GGtggcctgcctgcctggctgctgtggAAACCAGACATTGTCCTGCGCTCCTCTGACCCTG ACTACCTGGCAGCCGTGGACTCCTGGCTCCATGTCCTGCTACCCAAGATCAAGCCACGCCTGTACCAGCATGGAGGGAACATCATCAGTGTGCAG cccctgccctgctcacagGTGGAGAATGAATATGGGAGCTACTATGCCTGTGACTATGGGTACCTGCGGCACCTGCTGGGCTCCTTTCGCGCACTGCTGGGGAGTGAGGTGCTGCTCTTCACCACCGACAGCATACAGGCCGAGGAGCTGCGCTGTGGCACGCTGCAGGGGCTCTATGCCACCATCGACTTTGGGCCAG ACTCCAATGTGACAGAGGCGTTTGGTGCCCAGCGCCGGGTGGAGCCGAGGGGGCCCCTG GTGAACTCCGAGTACTACACGGGCTGGCTGGACTACTGGGGAGAGGCGCATGCCAGCACCAGCTCGGCTAGTGTGGCCCGGGGGCTGGAGGACATGTTGCAGCTGGGAGCCAATGTCAACAT GGcttgggcagggctgggactgtggctgcagcagggagggagcggTGCCTGGAGAGCACCCACAGGGTCCGTGGAGGTGGTGACAGAGCTCTTTGGGGTGTCCTGCAGGTACATGTTCCATGGGGGAACGAACTTTGTCTACTGGAGTG GTGCTGACTTCAAGGACCAGTACAAACCAGTGACCACCAGCTACGACTATGATGCCCCCCTCTCAGAGGCGGGAGACCCCACCGAGAAGCTGTTTGCCATCCGCACAGTCATCAGCAAG TTCCAGTCCCTGCCAGTTGGTCCGATGCCACCTGCCACCCTGAAGTACGCCTACGGCTGGGTGGCTCTGCGGAAG TATGCCGACCTCCTGGATCTCTTGGATGTGCTGTGCCCCTCCGGGCCCATTCAGAGCCAGTTCCCCCTCACCTTTGAGGCTATAAAGCAG GCCCATGGCTTCGTGCTGTACCGCACACAGCTGCCCTGGGACGTCCTGgacccagctgtgctgggcactCCTCCGCACCACGTCTGCGACCGTGGCTATGTGATGCTGCAGAAg gagTACCGGGGGACGCTGGAGCGGGATGGGCAGACAACACTGTGTGtgacaggcagagctggggaaaccCTGGATGTGCTCCTGGAGAACATGGGCAGGATCAGCTTCGGGGCCAACGTCAGTGACTTCAAG GGCTTCCTGGGGAACCTCTCCTTGGACTCCAGCCCTCTCAGCAACTGGCTGATCTATCCCCTGGCCATAGACACTGCCGTCCAGCAGGGCTGGCCACACACTGCTCCACCACAATCAAGCAgtgggggcagagcagggccagCCTTCTATACTGGGACCTTTGAGACCCCTGGCATCGCCTGGGACACCTTCGTGAAGTTCCCAGGTTGGAGCAAG GGCCAGCTGTGGATAAATGGCTTCAACCTGGGCCGGTACTGGCCCCGCCGTGGGCCACAGCAGACCCTCTTCGTGCCCGGCTCGGTGCTGCACGTTGGCCGCCCCAACAACATCAcagtgctggagctggaagGGGCACCCTCCACCCCTCTCCTGCTCTTCCTTGACCGACCCCTTTTCAACAGGACCCTCAGCCACGGCACTGCAGCCACAGAATAA